The Clupea harengus chromosome 13, Ch_v2.0.2, whole genome shotgun sequence DNA window CAAGGTGGAGAGCTTCTCGGAGGGCGGCAGCACGGGCCGCCCGGCCACCGCTGACCTGCTGGCCAGCGACGACGACGGCGAGGCGGACGTGAAGCGCAACGGGCTGCAGGACGCCGGAGGCATGTGGATGCGACTGTCGTCCTCGGAGCGCGCGGGCACCCCCGCCACCGCCAGTAGCCCCGGGGAGGGCGAGGGCGCGACGACGCGGTCCGACAGCAGGAAGTCGCCGAGAGGCAGCCCCTGCAGCTCCACGGGCTCGCTGTCCCGGAGGTCGGCCGCCTCGCGCAGGGTGTCGTCGGACGCCGACTGCGTGCTGGACCTGTCGGTGAAGTCGGGTCTGGGCGGTGGCCCGGGAGAGGCGGTGTCCAGCTTGCCCTtcctgtgtggggggggcgtgGGCACGCCGGACAGCCTGGCACAGGCGGGGCTGGTGCAGGTGAAGCTGGAGAAGGACACGGGCTCAGACGACGAGGACATGGCGACCGCCGACTACGACATGGAGCAGAGCGGCGCCATCATCGTGGGGAAGGAGCGCAGGTCGCCCCCCTCGCTCCTGCTCTCGGGCAACGCCAACGGCAACCCCAATCACGGCACGGTGGGCGGGGTCCTGTCGGCAGCCCAGCGGCGCTTCGGGCTGGAGGCGCACCTGTCAGCGCTGCGCGAGGCCGCGTTGCCCAGCGACATGGAGCGAGACGAGAAGCCCGACGACGAGGACATGCTGGGGGTCGGCAACGCTTCCGAGCGCGCTCAGGCGGCCGACGCTCTCCTCCCCTACGTCTCCAACATGCTGGGCGGCCCCCACCCCCAGATCTTCATGTGCCCCCTCTGCAACAAGGTCTTCCCCAGCCCCCACATCCTGCAGATCCACCTCAGCACGCACTTCCGCGAGCAGGAGGGCGTGCGCGCCAAGCCGGCCAGCGACGTCAACGTGCCCACCTGCTCCATCTGCGGCAAGACCTTCTCGTGCATGTACACGCTGAAGCGGCACGAGCGCACGCACTCCGGCGAGAAGCCCTATACCTGCACCACCTGCGGCAAGAGCTTCCAGTACTCGCACAACCTGAGCCGCCACGCCGTGGTGCACACCCGCGAGAAGCCGCACGCGTGCAAGTGGTGCGAGCGGCGATTCACGCAGTCCGGGGACCTGTACCGGCACATCCGCAAGTTCCACTGCGAACTGGTCAACTCGCTCTCGGTCAAGAGCGAAGCGCTCAACCTGCCCAACGTCAGGGACTGGGCGCTGGAAGACAGCTCGCAAGAACTGTGGAAATGAGGCTCCGggctaaacaacaacaaatatacacatgtgtgtgtgtgtaaaaacagaaatgaacagaaCTGCTTTTTAAGTTATAAAAGCTAAAACATTTGAAATGGCATTTGTTCTGAAGAAAGGTAAGGGGATGTAGAAGTCATGGGGTAGGAGGTAGGGTGggaaggaagga harbors:
- the zbtb18 gene encoding zinc finger and BTB domain-containing protein 18 isoform X1, whose product is MYTAAGYEDSMEFPDHSRHLLQCLREQRHQGFLCDSTVLVGEVQFRAHRAVLASCSMYFHLFYKDQMDKRDVVHLNSDIVTAPAFALLLEFMYEGKLHFKTLPAEDVLAAASYLHMYDIVKVCKKRLKKKATTEADSTKREDDAASSCSDKVESFSEGGSTGRPATADLLASDDDGEADVKRNGLQDAGGMWMRLSSSERAGTPATASSPGEGEGATTRSDSRKSPRGSPCSSTGSLSRRSAASRRVSSDADCVLDLSVKSGLGGGPGEAVSSLPFLCGGGVGTPDSLAQAGLVQVKLEKDTGSDDEDMATADYDMEQSGAIIVGKERRSPPSLLLSGNANGNPNHGTVGGVLSAAQRRFGLEAHLSALREAALPSDMERDEKPDDEDMLGVGNASERAQAADALLPYVSNMLGGPHPQIFMCPLCNKVFPSPHILQIHLSTHFREQEGVRAKPASDVNVPTCSICGKTFSCMYTLKRHERTHSGEKPYTCTTCGKSFQYSHNLSRHAVVHTREKPHACKWCERRFTQSGDLYRHIRKFHCELVNSLSVKSEALNLPNVRDWALEDSSQELWK
- the zbtb18 gene encoding zinc finger and BTB domain-containing protein 18 isoform X2 — encoded protein: MYTAGYEDSMEFPDHSRHLLQCLREQRHQGFLCDSTVLVGEVQFRAHRAVLASCSMYFHLFYKDQMDKRDVVHLNSDIVTAPAFALLLEFMYEGKLHFKTLPAEDVLAAASYLHMYDIVKVCKKRLKKKATTEADSTKREDDAASSCSDKVESFSEGGSTGRPATADLLASDDDGEADVKRNGLQDAGGMWMRLSSSERAGTPATASSPGEGEGATTRSDSRKSPRGSPCSSTGSLSRRSAASRRVSSDADCVLDLSVKSGLGGGPGEAVSSLPFLCGGGVGTPDSLAQAGLVQVKLEKDTGSDDEDMATADYDMEQSGAIIVGKERRSPPSLLLSGNANGNPNHGTVGGVLSAAQRRFGLEAHLSALREAALPSDMERDEKPDDEDMLGVGNASERAQAADALLPYVSNMLGGPHPQIFMCPLCNKVFPSPHILQIHLSTHFREQEGVRAKPASDVNVPTCSICGKTFSCMYTLKRHERTHSGEKPYTCTTCGKSFQYSHNLSRHAVVHTREKPHACKWCERRFTQSGDLYRHIRKFHCELVNSLSVKSEALNLPNVRDWALEDSSQELWK
- the zbtb18 gene encoding zinc finger and BTB domain-containing protein 18 isoform X3, with product MEFPDHSRHLLQCLREQRHQGFLCDSTVLVGEVQFRAHRAVLASCSMYFHLFYKDQMDKRDVVHLNSDIVTAPAFALLLEFMYEGKLHFKTLPAEDVLAAASYLHMYDIVKVCKKRLKKKATTEADSTKREDDAASSCSDKVESFSEGGSTGRPATADLLASDDDGEADVKRNGLQDAGGMWMRLSSSERAGTPATASSPGEGEGATTRSDSRKSPRGSPCSSTGSLSRRSAASRRVSSDADCVLDLSVKSGLGGGPGEAVSSLPFLCGGGVGTPDSLAQAGLVQVKLEKDTGSDDEDMATADYDMEQSGAIIVGKERRSPPSLLLSGNANGNPNHGTVGGVLSAAQRRFGLEAHLSALREAALPSDMERDEKPDDEDMLGVGNASERAQAADALLPYVSNMLGGPHPQIFMCPLCNKVFPSPHILQIHLSTHFREQEGVRAKPASDVNVPTCSICGKTFSCMYTLKRHERTHSGEKPYTCTTCGKSFQYSHNLSRHAVVHTREKPHACKWCERRFTQSGDLYRHIRKFHCELVNSLSVKSEALNLPNVRDWALEDSSQELWK